From Vitis vinifera cultivar Pinot Noir 40024 chromosome 5, ASM3070453v1, the proteins below share one genomic window:
- the LOC100247651 gene encoding 3-ketoacyl-CoA thiolase 2, peroxisomal isoform X2, with product MEKAINRQRVLLQHLSPSSSAAEDESSLSASVCVAGDSAAYQRTSVFGDDVVIVAAYRTALCKSKRGGFKDTYPDDLLAPVLRALLEKTNLNPNEVGDIVVGTVLAPGSQRASECRMAAFYAGFPETVPVRTVNRQCSSGLQAVADVAAAIKAGFYDIGIGAGLESMTANPMAWEGSINPKVKEFVQAQDCLLPMGITSENVAHRFGVTRQEQDQAAVESHKRAAAATATGKFKDEIIPVSTKIVDPKTGDEKLVTISVDDGIRPNATMSDLAKLKPVFKKNGTTTAGNSSQVSDGAGAVLLMKRSVAMRKGLPILGVFRTFAAVGVDPAVMGIGPAVAIPAAVKSAGLELDDIDLFEINEAFASQFVYCRKKLDLDPEKINVNGGAMAIGHPLGATGARCVGTLLHEMKRRGKDCRFGVVSMCIGTGMGAAAVFERGDCVDELRNARTAENNNLLSKDAQ from the exons atggaGAAAGCCATCAACAGACAGAGAGTTCTGCTTCAGCATCTCTCCCCTTCCTCTTCTGCAGCCGAGGATGAATCTTCTCTATCC GCATCGGTTTGTGTGGCTGGGGATAGTGCTGCATACCAGAGGACATCAGTTTTTGGAGATGATGTTGTGATAGTGGC GGCATATCGAACTGCCTTATGCAAGTCAAAACGAGGAGGCTTCAAGGATACTTATCCTGATGATCTGCTGGCACCTGTTTTGAGG GCACTGCTAGAGAAAACCAATCTGAACCCAAATGAAGTTGGGGACATTGTTGTTGGTACAGTATTGGCGCCAGGCTCCCAAAGAGCAAGTGAATGCAGGATGGCTGCATTCTATGCTGGTTTCCCTG AAACTGTGCCTGTCAGAACTGTGAACAGGCAATGTTCATCTGGTCTTCAGGCAGTTGCTGATGTAGCTGCTGCAATTAAAGCTGGGTTTTATGACATTG GCATTGGGGCAGGGTTGGAATCCATGACAGCAAATCCAATGGCTTGGGAAGGGTCAATCAACCCTAAG GTAAAGGAATTTGTGCAAGCCCAAGATTGTCTTCTCCCCATGGGTATTACTTCAGAAAATGTTGCACATCGTTTTGGTGTAACAAGGCAGGAGCAGGACCAGGCTGCA GTTGAGTCTCATAAGCGGGCTGCTGCTGCAACTGCTACTGGGAAATTTAAGGATGAAATAATCCCAGTATCCACCAAG attGTTGACCCTAAAACTGGAGATGAGAAACTTGTCACAATCTCTGTGGATGATGGAATAAGACCTAACGCAACAATGTCAGATCTTGCAAAGCTGAAGCCTGTATTTAAGAAAAATGGGACAACCACAGCAG GGAATTCTAGCCAAGTGAGTGATGGTGCTGGAGCTGTTCTCCTCATGAAGAGAAGTGTTGCAATGCGTAAAGGGTTACCTATTCTTGGTGTATTCAG GACCTTTGCTGCTGTTGGTGTGGATCCTGCCGTCATGGGTATTGGTCCAGCTGTTGCAATTCCAGCTGCAGTCAAATCTGCTGGCCTCGAACTTGATGATATTGAtctttttgaaataaatgag GCTTTTGCATCCCAATTTGTATATTGCCGTAAAAAGCTGGATCTTGATCCAGAGAAGATCAATGTCAATGGAGGTGCAATGGCCATTGGACATCCTTTGGGTGCAACAG GTGCCCGCTGTGTTGGTACTCTATTGCATGAGATGAAGCGCCGTGGCAAAGACTGTCGCTTTGGAGTGGTGTCGATGTGCATag GTACAGGAATGGGAGCGGCGGCTGTTTTTGAAAGAGGTGACTGTGTTGATGAGCTTCGCAATGCTCGGACGGCTGAAAACAATAATCTCTTATCTAAAGATGCTCAATAG
- the LOC100247651 gene encoding 3-ketoacyl-CoA thiolase 2, peroxisomal isoform X1 — protein sequence MEKAINRQRVLLQHLSPSSSAAEDESSLSASVCVAGDSAAYQRTSVFGDDVVIVAAYRTALCKSKRGGFKDTYPDDLLAPVLRALLEKTNLNPNEVGDIVVGTVLAPGSQRASECRMAAFYAGFPETVPVRTVNRQCSSGLQAVADVAAAIKAGFYDIGIGAGLESMTANPMAWEGSINPKVKEFVQAQDCLLPMGITSENVAHRFGVTRQEQDQAAVESHKRAAAATATGKFKDEIIPVSTKIVDPKTGDEKLVTISVDDGIRPNATMSDLAKLKPVFKKNGTTTAGNSSQVSDGAGAVLLMKRSVAMRKGLPILGVFRTFAAVGVDPAVMGIGPAVAIPAAVKSAGLELDDIDLFEINEAFASQFVYCRKKLDLDPEKINVNGGAMAIGHPLGATGARCVGTLLHEMKRRGKDCRFGVVSMCIGTLSLSLSLPDVLGTHAWLTINNVGNIKTAGTGMGAAAVFERGDCVDELRNARTAENNNLLSKDAQ from the exons atggaGAAAGCCATCAACAGACAGAGAGTTCTGCTTCAGCATCTCTCCCCTTCCTCTTCTGCAGCCGAGGATGAATCTTCTCTATCC GCATCGGTTTGTGTGGCTGGGGATAGTGCTGCATACCAGAGGACATCAGTTTTTGGAGATGATGTTGTGATAGTGGC GGCATATCGAACTGCCTTATGCAAGTCAAAACGAGGAGGCTTCAAGGATACTTATCCTGATGATCTGCTGGCACCTGTTTTGAGG GCACTGCTAGAGAAAACCAATCTGAACCCAAATGAAGTTGGGGACATTGTTGTTGGTACAGTATTGGCGCCAGGCTCCCAAAGAGCAAGTGAATGCAGGATGGCTGCATTCTATGCTGGTTTCCCTG AAACTGTGCCTGTCAGAACTGTGAACAGGCAATGTTCATCTGGTCTTCAGGCAGTTGCTGATGTAGCTGCTGCAATTAAAGCTGGGTTTTATGACATTG GCATTGGGGCAGGGTTGGAATCCATGACAGCAAATCCAATGGCTTGGGAAGGGTCAATCAACCCTAAG GTAAAGGAATTTGTGCAAGCCCAAGATTGTCTTCTCCCCATGGGTATTACTTCAGAAAATGTTGCACATCGTTTTGGTGTAACAAGGCAGGAGCAGGACCAGGCTGCA GTTGAGTCTCATAAGCGGGCTGCTGCTGCAACTGCTACTGGGAAATTTAAGGATGAAATAATCCCAGTATCCACCAAG attGTTGACCCTAAAACTGGAGATGAGAAACTTGTCACAATCTCTGTGGATGATGGAATAAGACCTAACGCAACAATGTCAGATCTTGCAAAGCTGAAGCCTGTATTTAAGAAAAATGGGACAACCACAGCAG GGAATTCTAGCCAAGTGAGTGATGGTGCTGGAGCTGTTCTCCTCATGAAGAGAAGTGTTGCAATGCGTAAAGGGTTACCTATTCTTGGTGTATTCAG GACCTTTGCTGCTGTTGGTGTGGATCCTGCCGTCATGGGTATTGGTCCAGCTGTTGCAATTCCAGCTGCAGTCAAATCTGCTGGCCTCGAACTTGATGATATTGAtctttttgaaataaatgag GCTTTTGCATCCCAATTTGTATATTGCCGTAAAAAGCTGGATCTTGATCCAGAGAAGATCAATGTCAATGGAGGTGCAATGGCCATTGGACATCCTTTGGGTGCAACAG GTGCCCGCTGTGTTGGTACTCTATTGCATGAGATGAAGCGCCGTGGCAAAGACTGTCGCTTTGGAGTGGTGTCGATGTGCATaggtactctctctctctctctctctctccctgaTGTATTGGGTACTCACGCTTGGCTGACAATCAACAATGTTGGTAACATAAAAACTGCAGGTACAGGAATGGGAGCGGCGGCTGTTTTTGAAAGAGGTGACTGTGTTGATGAGCTTCGCAATGCTCGGACGGCTGAAAACAATAATCTCTTATCTAAAGATGCTCAATAG